One Synechococcus sp. MU1617 DNA window includes the following coding sequences:
- a CDS encoding DUF3721 domain-containing protein, which translates to MKAITFNAFTPRMMGCISISFALIAAFVVHPMASHAHGKGIYPSKAVAQQRASVIGCNTVHQNNGKWMPCADERELHRQLRKL; encoded by the coding sequence GTGAAAGCAATCACCTTTAATGCCTTCACCCCAAGGATGATGGGCTGTATCTCCATCTCATTCGCCCTCATCGCTGCTTTCGTTGTCCATCCGATGGCCAGCCATGCTCACGGCAAAGGCATCTACCCATCCAAAGCTGTCGCGCAACAACGTGCCAGTGTGATTGGTTGCAATACGGTGCATCAGAACAACGGAAAGTGGATGCCCTGCGCAGATGAGCGTGAACTCCACCGCCAACTTCGCAAGCTATGA
- a CDS encoding DUF411 domain-containing protein: MTAFRFLCQCSAAVRTGLVGVFVVGSLLSVIQPVQVHGDIKGGAAMPDTSRATGPQMSVYRSASCGCCMSWGSHIASAGFRIDDHVTEDMDVVKKARGVSPQQASCHTAVVEGYVIEGHVPASAIQRLLKERPNIRGLAVPGMPMGSPGMEVAGVEAERFEVLAIAHDGTTSVFARY, translated from the coding sequence ATGACGGCATTCCGATTTCTTTGTCAGTGTTCAGCTGCTGTGCGCACGGGCTTGGTTGGAGTTTTTGTGGTTGGCTCGCTGCTTTCGGTGATTCAGCCGGTTCAGGTGCACGGCGATATCAAAGGGGGTGCTGCGATGCCCGACACCAGCAGGGCGACGGGGCCCCAGATGTCGGTGTATCGATCGGCGAGTTGCGGTTGCTGTATGTCATGGGGATCGCACATCGCTTCAGCGGGATTTCGCATTGATGACCATGTCACTGAGGACATGGATGTTGTGAAAAAGGCGCGTGGTGTCAGCCCTCAACAGGCTTCGTGTCATACCGCGGTTGTGGAGGGATATGTGATCGAAGGGCATGTGCCTGCTTCTGCGATCCAGAGGCTGTTGAAGGAACGGCCCAATATCCGTGGTCTTGCTGTTCCAGGGATGCCAATGGGTTCTCCTGGGATGGAGGTGGCTGGCGTCGAGGCTGAACGTTTCGAGGTGCTTGCAATTGCCCATGACGGAACAACCTCCGTCTTCGCGCGTTACTAA
- a CDS encoding DUF2973 domain-containing protein — translation MRSVLSGLFPLAYAIVLTCLLLQAFRVMRLSSASVASAPRDRTGLKTIHPELLDENGLMTNEELWTVRFSDQDGVVFPEA, via the coding sequence GTGCGCTCTGTGCTTTCTGGCTTATTCCCTCTCGCTTACGCCATTGTCTTGACGTGCTTGCTCCTGCAGGCGTTTCGGGTGATGCGTTTGTCTTCTGCCTCAGTGGCCAGCGCGCCGAGGGACCGGACAGGCCTCAAAACCATTCATCCAGAACTGTTGGATGAGAACGGTCTGATGACCAACGAAGAACTCTGGACTGTTCGCTTCTCGGACCAGGACGGCGTTGTTTTCCCTGAAGCTTGA
- a CDS encoding sigma-70 family RNA polymerase sigma factor, with amino-acid sequence MDSFGDYLQEIGRVPLLTDQEEIYCSHQIQAWLQYVGGPEAAPTQVQRRGKRAKERLMSGNLRLVVSVCKKNLGRGLELQDMVQEGSLGLSRAAEKFDATRGYKFSTYAYWWIRQGLNRAISQQTRTIRIPSNRRELLSKIKTVRNRLTLELEDQPTVQQISDQLDVTVEEVTKTLADDLRTRCFSLDSALTDGGRSLMDLIASNGDEPEVTDAEEAVQAVLSRLNEQDAQIILMRFFEGHTLAEIGKKMGISREWVRRLETRALCNLRSRMQMTPELISR; translated from the coding sequence ATGGACTCTTTCGGCGACTATTTGCAAGAGATTGGACGGGTTCCACTACTAACGGACCAAGAGGAGATCTACTGCTCGCATCAGATCCAGGCATGGCTCCAATACGTTGGCGGACCCGAAGCCGCACCCACACAAGTTCAGCGGCGGGGCAAGCGGGCTAAGGAACGGCTGATGTCAGGCAATCTCCGCTTGGTTGTTTCCGTTTGCAAAAAAAACCTGGGGCGTGGTCTTGAGTTACAAGACATGGTCCAAGAGGGTTCTCTGGGCCTAAGCCGAGCCGCCGAAAAATTCGATGCAACCAGAGGCTACAAGTTTTCGACTTACGCCTACTGGTGGATTCGTCAGGGGCTCAACAGAGCAATCAGCCAGCAGACCAGAACGATTCGAATTCCCTCAAACCGGAGGGAGCTGCTCTCAAAAATCAAAACTGTAAGAAACCGGCTGACATTGGAGCTAGAGGACCAGCCGACGGTGCAACAGATCTCTGATCAGTTGGACGTAACAGTGGAAGAAGTAACGAAGACCCTTGCAGACGATTTACGTACCCGCTGCTTCTCTCTCGATTCAGCACTCACAGACGGAGGCAGAAGCCTTATGGATCTAATCGCGTCCAATGGGGACGAGCCGGAGGTGACTGATGCGGAAGAAGCAGTCCAAGCCGTACTCAGTCGGCTCAATGAGCAAGATGCCCAAATCATTCTGATGCGCTTCTTTGAAGGACACACCCTTGCCGAGATCGGCAAAAAAATGGGTATTTCCCGGGAATGGGTTCGTCGGTTGGAGACCAGGGCGTTGTGCAACCTGCGAAGTCGGATGCAGATGACTCCAGAGTTAATTTCACGCTAA
- a CDS encoding DUF1651 domain-containing protein, which produces MTEKLSYKPVVAWLANEPQRLYCQFTSHQVDSRNDLICLRSFHWRPPDDPIPQGSQLMTHEEALEKWNRLKSMGWKKCAGPLHRGIL; this is translated from the coding sequence ATCACTGAAAAGCTTTCGTACAAGCCTGTTGTCGCCTGGCTTGCTAATGAGCCACAGCGGCTTTACTGCCAGTTCACCAGCCATCAAGTTGACTCTCGAAATGATTTGATCTGCTTGCGCAGCTTCCATTGGCGACCACCTGATGACCCGATCCCTCAGGGGAGTCAACTGATGACACATGAAGAGGCTCTGGAGAAATGGAACAGGCTCAAGTCGATGGGCTGGAAGAAATGTGCTGGCCCTCTGCACCGAGGCATTCTCTAG